ATTCTTCGCCAATGATTCTTTTAGCGATACGTCCGTCTTGCGTGAAAAGAAGCAGGCCTTGAGAGTCGATATCCAGGCGTCCCGCGACGGCCAACCCTTCAAAGTGTTCTTTACGCAGACGAAGTTTGGAATCACCGAACTGATTTTCCGGTGTGATCAATTTGATGGCGGGTTGGTAAGGAGGTTCAGGTTGCGCACTCACCCAGCCAATGGGTTTATTCAAAATGATGGTGGCCAGGCGCTTTTGCTGTTTTAAGGCCTGAGCTTCCAATGTGATTTTCACTTTGGGGTCCACTTTTGTTCCCAGTTGATCGACTTTGATTCCATCCACCAGAACCAAACCCTTAGAGATATATTCATCCGCTTCACGTCGAGAGCAGATACCTCTTTCCGCCATCAGTTTTGACAGTCTTACTTTTTCTTCACTCATCGGCGGATCTCCGTCCACAAATTGTCCATTTCATAAAGGCGCAGGTAGGCGACATCCTTATCCCGTCCTCGTTCCTTAAGTTTATTTAAAAAATATAAAGCGATGTTTTCCGTAGTTGGAATCTGCGTTTTAAATTCCGGGATCACAAAATTCAAGTGTTCGTGATCCAAGGCACGGGTCAGCGAATCCAAAAGCTTTTGCAGTTCTTTCTTTTGTTCGGTGATCTCGGAATCTCGAATCTGAAAAGCCACTTCCAGTTTGTAGTTGTGCCCGTGACCGTGTTCGGTATAGCAGCGACCGAACGTCTTCGTGTTTTCCTCAGGACTCCACAAAGGCTGCTGATAAAGATGCGCGCTGCTAAAAGGACTTTTTAAAACAAGCATCATGCGAGATTGATGCCTCCGTCAACGGCAACAACAGCTCCTGTCGTCCAGCTGGAAAGATCGCTTCCCAGGAAGTAAGCAGTTTTCGCAATATCTTCCGCTGTGCCGATGCGACCTAAAGGTTGCAGGCTCGACATCTGGCTAAGAGCTTCTTTCTTTGCATCCGCAGCCAAAGAATGAAACTGGTGAATAGGGGTGTCGACAATACCCGGGCAGACACAGTTCACGCGAATTTTTAGCGGGCCGCCTTCCAAAGCCAGACTTTGCGTCCAATTGATCAAAGCTGCTTTGCTGGCGGAATACGCGCCGGTGTTTGCTGTGGGGCGAAGTCCTAAAGTGGACGAGATATTCACGATACTGCCTCCACCATGGTCTTTGAAATAAGGAAAGAAGGCACGGGCCACGCGCACGGGAATGAAGAAGTTCATCTCCATTTGTTGTTTCCAAAGATCGTCAGTTCCCTCAACGAAGTCGTGGGTTGCAAAGATGCCGGCATTATTCACTAAAACTTCCAGGCGGTGAATCTTTGCACTGAGCACTTCTTGCAGTCGCTTTTGTAAAGCCGCTTCATCTGTCATATCGCAAGAAAGGATCGAAGCGCCACTGCGGCACTGGAGGGCCGTTTCCTGCAGGCGTTCTTTGTTTCGACCCATAAGATAAATGAAATAGCCGTTACGAGAGTATTCAATGGCAGTG
This portion of the Bdellovibrio sp. ArHS genome encodes:
- a CDS encoding pseudouridine synthase encodes the protein MSEEKVRLSKLMAERGICSRREADEYISKGLVLVDGIKVDQLGTKVDPKVKITLEAQALKQQKRLATIILNKPIGWVSAQPEPPYQPAIKLITPENQFGDSKLRLRKEHFEGLAVAGRLDIDSQGLLLFTQDGRIAKRIIGEESKVEKEYIVRVEGKLPAEKLKLLNHGLSLDGKALKPAKVEWINEDQLRFILREGKKRQIRRMCELVGLKVTGLKRVRVGNLKLGKLPEGKWRFVEEDESLD
- a CDS encoding 6-carboxytetrahydropterin synthase encodes the protein MMLVLKSPFSSAHLYQQPLWSPEENTKTFGRCYTEHGHGHNYKLEVAFQIRDSEITEQKKELQKLLDSLTRALDHEHLNFVIPEFKTQIPTTENIALYFLNKLKERGRDKDVAYLRLYEMDNLWTEIRR
- a CDS encoding SDR family oxidoreductase; the encoded protein is MKKAALITGASSGIGAATAIEYSRNGYFIYLMGRNKERLQETALQCRSGASILSCDMTDEAALQKRLQEVLSAKIHRLEVLVNNAGIFATHDFVEGTDDLWKQQMEMNFFIPVRVARAFFPYFKDHGGGSIVNISSTLGLRPTANTGAYSASKAALINWTQSLALEGGPLKIRVNCVCPGIVDTPIHQFHSLAADAKKEALSQMSSLQPLGRIGTAEDIAKTAYFLGSDLSSWTTGAVVAVDGGINLA